The following DNA comes from Camelus dromedarius isolate mCamDro1 chromosome 29, mCamDro1.pat, whole genome shotgun sequence.
GAGCATCCTGGGCGAGCTGAGCGAGCCGCTGCGGGAGGTGAGCCCTGCGCGCGGGCCAGGACTGGGGCCAGGCCTTCCGGCCGGCTAGACGGCCCACCtcacctcttcctccctttctcaaTCCACTGTGTCTGGCGAGCAGGAGATCATCAACTTTAACTGTCGAAAGCTGGTGGCCTCCATGCCACTGTTTGCCAACGCGGACCCCAACTTTGTGACATCCATGCTGACCAAGCTGCGCTTTGAGGTCTTCCAGCCGGGGGACTACATCATCCGCGAGGGCACCATCGGCAAGAAGATGTACTTCATCCAGCACGGCGTGGTCAGCGTGCTCACCAAGGGCAACAAGGAGACCAAGCTGGCCGACGGCTCCTATTTTGGAGGTGAGGCGGCCAAGGGGTCCTGGGGGGACAGGGGAATGCCTTGGAGAGACACTAAGAATGACATCGCAGACCCTTCGTGGCCACTGCCTGGAGGTGGGTGTCTGTGAGTCCAGGACAGGGGTGGGGTCCCAGAGATGGAAAAGATGGGCTGGCATCCAGTGTGGCCACAGCTCGAGGGTGGGGGCTTTGTGAACCTGCTAAGCTTCCGCACCAGAGAgcggggggcggggccaggtCAGGGTGGGTCCGCGGCCCTTTGAAGCCTGCCGGGAGTCCCGCTGACCCCTGCTGTCCCGGCAGAGATCTGCCTGCTGACGCGGGGTCGGCGCACAGCCAGTGTGAGGGCTGACACGTACTGCCGCCTCTACTCGCTGAGCGTGGACAACTTCAACGAGGTGCTCGAGGAGTACCCCATGATGCGGCGGGCCTTCGAGACGGTGGCGCTGGACCGCCTGGACCGCATCGGTGAGGGCCGGGCGGGAGGGCGGCGGGAGGTGGCGTTCCCAGCCGGGCAGGTGCACACCTGCCCCCCGCCTCCCACCCCGGCCTGAGCGCCTGCTCTTGTTCGGTGGCCCAGGCAAGAAGAACTCCATCCTCCTCCACAAAGTCCAGCACGACCTCAACTCGGGCGTCTTCAACTACCAGGAGAACGAGATCATCCAGCAGATCGTGCAGCATGACCGGGAGATGGCGCACTGCGCGCACCGCGTGCAGGCGGCCGCCTCCGCCACGCCGGCCCCCACGCCGGTCATCTGGACGCCGCTGATCCAGGCGCCGCTGCaggccgccgccgccaccacttCCGTGGCCATCGCGCTCACCCACCACCCGCGCCTGCCCGCCGCCATCTTCCGGCCCCCGCCCGGGCCCGGGCTCGGCAGCCTCGGGGCCGGCCAGACCCCTCGGCACCTGAAGCGGCTGCAGTCCCTGATCCCGTCGGCGCTGGGCTCCGCCTCGCCCGCCAGCAGCCCGTCGCAGACGGACAcgccgtcctcctcctccttccacatCCAGCAGCTGGCCGGGTTCTCCGCGCCCGCCGGACTCAGCCCTCTCCTGCCCTCGTCCAGCTCTTCCCCGCCGCCCGCCGGGGTCGGCGGCTGCTCCCCGGCGCCCACGCCgtccgccgccgcggccgcccccgccgccgccggctTCGGCCACTTCCACAAGGCGCTGGGCGGCTCCCTGTCCTCGTCCGACTCCCCGCTGCTCACCCCGCTGCAGCCGGGCGCGCGCTCCCCGCAGGCCggccagccgccgccgcctctgcCGGGCGCCCGGGGGGGCCTGGCGCTCCTGGAGCACTtcctgccgccgccgccctcgGCCAGGTCCCCGTCGTCCAGTCCCGGGCAGCTGGGCCAGCCTCCCGGGGAGCTGTCCCCGGGGCCGGCCGCCGGCCCACCCAGTACGCCAGAGACACCCCCGCGGCAGCCGGAGCGGCCGTCCTTCGTGGCCGGGGCCTCCGGGAGCGCTTCTCCTATAGCCTTTACCCCCCGAGGAGGTCCCAGCCCCCCCGGCCACAGCCCAGGCCCCCCCAGAACTTTCCCGAGTGCCCCACCCCGGGCCTCCGGCTCGCACGGTTCCTTGCTCCTGCCGCCCGCCTCTAGCCCCCCGCCGCCCCAGGTCCCCCAGCGCCGGGGCAcgccacccctcaccccaggccGCCTCACCCAGGACCTCAAGCTCATCTCAGCCTCGCAGCCGGCCCTGCCCCAGGACGGGGCCCAGACTCTCCGCCGAGCCTCCCCGCACTCCTCTGGGGAGTCCGTGGCTGCCTTCCCGCTCTTCCCCAGAgccgggggcggcggcgggggcagcGGGGGCCTCGGTCCTCCCGGGAGGCCCTATGGTGCCGTCCCCGGCCAGCACGTCACTCTGCCTCGGAAGACATCCTCAGGTTCTTTGCCaccccctctttccttctttgggGCAAGAGCCACCTCTTCTGGGGGGCCCCCTCTGACTGCTGCTCTCCAGAGGGAACCTGGGGCCAGGTCTGAGCCGGTGCGCTCCAAACTGCCGTCCAATCTATGAGCTgcggcccctccccctccctcttctcgtctttttttctcccttttcctccttcagGTTTAACTGTGATTAGGAGATATACcaataacaataatatttatcattaaaaaaaatccaccccagaaaaacaaaagacagcaGAAAATAACCAGGTATTCTTAGAGCTATAGATTTTTGGTCACTTGCTTTTATAGACTATTTTAATACTCAGCACtaggggggagggggggaggggagcaggcagggccCAAATGCAAAAGCCAGAGGAAGGCGGGTGGGATCTCCGGGgcttggcaggggtgggggtgacccATGTTTGGGGTTCCTAAAGCAGATCTGTCATTGTATTCATTTTAGGGCAATAGCCACCACCAGGCCCTTAGCTGTGAACTTGGAGCCCTGCTCTGCTGGGGGTCATCTCATTCCTCCAGAAAGGGCTGCCCTTGGGTTTGTTCCTGCGGAGTCTCAGTTGCCCAAGCCCTTGGGACAAACGGGGGCCAGGACCTTGAGCGTCTTGCattttttctactgcaaacttAGCAAgctatgtatatgaatatatgtatatgtatgtaagaTGTGTATATGTATCGCTATGTAGCGCTGTGTAGAGCCATGTAGATAGCCAccacgtgtgtgcacatgtgtgtgcagcCGAGTTTAACCCCGTGTTGCTGGGACACCCAGGTCACCTTACACGCAGCAGCCCGCCTTGGCCCGCAGGCTGGGCAGCGCGGGGCCTGGGGCACTTGCTCTCTCCAGCCCTCAGGGAAGAGGCCCCAGGACCTCTCGGCAGGcccccctctctccccatctctggtCTCAAGTCCAGTCCCTGCCCGACCTCCCACGTGGAAGCAGAAGACTCCAGCGTGCCTCCTTTCCCGTAAGGCCTCAAGCACACCCCGTCACCTCTGGGCCCGCAGTTTTCCCGTCTGTGCAGAGGGGTGAGGGGAGCTTCTGTTCATTGAGTCcgctctgtgccaagcactggttTAGACTTTACAACCATTAACGTTCTTCAGTTTTACAAAGACCAGGAAGGTGTAGTTACTTTGattcttcccatttcacagatgaggaaaccgagttTCGGTAACTTCCAGAATTGCACATCTGcacgtggcagagctgggactgatCTGAGAGTATAATCCATGCCTGCCTGAGGCCAAAGCTGATATCCCTTTCGTTAGAAAACTGTTGAGAGGGGCTGAGTTCAGCAGTCCCCACGCATGGTGCAGAGGGAAGAGACCAGATTTTGGAGGCaatcagacctgggtttgaatcccagacCTGCcactttgctgtgtgacctcgggcaaagttagctttctgagtctgttacctcatttgtaaaatgggagtcaCTGTGGTCCCACTTCACAAGGACCTATGACGACCAGGTGAGAAAAGCAGCCCATGTGAAATGCCCAGCCCAGCGCCTGGCACAtcccatagtaggtgctcagcacaTCATGTttcttctgccccctccccatgtgCCCAGCGCTGCCCCAGGGAGCTGTGGTGAGAGCGCAGGGAGCTTTGGCTGCAGGCTCCAGGACTTCTGAGCTCAGGACGCAGGAGGTGGCCGGACCTTTTTAAGGGCCTAAGGAAGGTGTGTGGCCAGTGGTGGGCTTGAGCCAGGCCTCCAGGTATGGGaagagtgggagggaaggagggagggaggaagggaggcaaggaaggagggagCAAGGGATCAGATGGAGCGCACGGTGGGGACATGACTGAGGTGGGTGTGGAGGTGTGGAGGCAGGGTGGTCAGAGGGAATGCCTTAGATGACAGGCTAAGGGGAGTGGCAACTAGGAGCCAGAAGCGTCCAGCATGGGGGCCATTGTGAAAGCAGCTCAGATACCTGCCAGAGCCAAGGTCAGTGGTCTGCTCACTGCTTAAAGGGTGGGAGGAGTTTGGGCTGCCCAGACTTGAATAATGAAGAGGGCTGGAACAGCCTTGTCCATCCAGAACCCTCCTCCACACTCTAAGCCAGAATGTTGGCAAGGTCAGGTTTTGGCCTGGGATGTGGACAAAATTCCTCCACGGATGGGCCACAGGGGGTATGAGGCAATAATCCAGGGGAGAAGAGGGCAAAGGATCCTGGGAGCTTAGGGAGCGACTGGGAGCTACCCTGCTTTGGGCTCCACTGGGCAGGAGGAGCCCCCTTGGGTCCAGGGAGCTCTCAGAGCTGGAAGTAGCAATACCCTCAACTTGAGTtctgcccccacctctgcccctcaaGGAAGGCAGCAGGACTTGATCCAAACTCAGTCTAGTCCTGGAGGTGGCAGGGGATgagtggggtggagggtgcaGGGCCATGAGCAGTGAGGACCCTCCCTTGCCATCAGGGCTTGTCCTCACCACCCTCTTTACACACACTCATTTTGTAAAAGCTCTGACTCAGCCCAGAGACCCCATGGAGACTGGGGAAGCCAGGTCAGAGGGCCCTCCCATCCCCGATCCCCCACAAGCAATTTTCAAATCTTccacttttaaaatggaaaacggTAAATGTGCCgtgttgtatattttatttaaataaaaaaaatgccaGCTGATGCTGCCTTCTTCTAGGGGCCggagattggggtggggggggtggagtGAAGGCAGTGGGGCATTCTGGAGGCTCCGGAGCCAGGCTGGGGGGGCAGTGGGACATGGTCTCGAGAGCCCATGGGCACTCGTGGGCACAAGCCTGTGCCCCCGGGAGCAGGGGGCCAGAGGTGTGCAGGGGTGCGCTGTCTGGCTAGGAGAAGCCTGTGCGCTGTTTATGGGCTGGTGAGAGTCACAGAGAAGGGTGAGAGCGCGTGTCCTGTGCCTGCTGGTGCGGGTGCGAGGCCCTGGCTCCACCCTTCCCACGCCAGCTGCGGGGCTGCAGAGTCCTGGGCCTCCTCGGTGCTCCGTGCAGGAGGAGGGTAGTCAGTGTGCACATGACCCCAGATGGATAGCGAAGAGGCAGATGCCATCTTAGCCTGATCAGATGGGCCCTCAGAAGCCGGAGGGTGGATGGGGGACAAAAGGTGAccaggctggggggagggtgtcGTGGCCAGGACAGAAGGTTGCTTTTCAGAGCGGCCACGGAGGGAACACCGTCACTGGTCTCCTAAGGAGGCTGGGGAACCTGAGAAGCCCAGCAGTAGGTGTGGCAGCCACCCCCCAACTGGGGGGGTTGGGACAGCTGACCCCCAGACCCCCTGAAAAGCCCTCAGATGGCCCCCTGGCCGCAGAGGGCCCCTGCGGGCCCTGGGAGCTGGATCTCACCGTGTAGGCGAGAGGCAGTGATCCACTGCTGGAAGAGCGAAGTCCCCGGGGCTCCCAGCGCGGCGCGAGGAGAGGAATGCCGTGTTGcctgctggaggaggggagagtccTCAGAAAAGGCCAGGGAACCCGGTCCCCATCGCTGATAGCTGATTCAATGCTGTTTCCATGGTAACAGGCCTGGGAGTCCCGTTGCTAAGAAGGCAGCTTGGCAGGCCCTGCGTCCCCATGACAACTGCCCCCTGCGGCCCAGGCGGCAGCGTGTCCTCGGGGacgtgggcagggcagggcaggatacaggcctggcctctgggctTTGGGGAGGCCTCTGCAGACAGCAGATGTGGGGCGGGAGGGCTCAGCTTCGGGCCCAGGCAAACCACAAGGGGTAGATCTGGAGTGGATATGCGGGTACCCATAGCCCAGggacacacacccccacccaccccacgcTGGGTCCACCTGCTGGGAGCTGGACAACACTAGTCACTATCTTCTCTGTCCCCTGACTTagtaagcacctactgtgtgccaggcactcggTGCTTTCCTGTTACTCcattctcacagcagccctaagGGGGTAGGAATAAGCCTCAGTTACAGGGAGCCAAAGGGAACTGAGGGTCAGGGTGCCCAGACCCGGCAGCTAGACTGTGAAGGAGCCGGGCTGCACACCCGGGTCTGGAGACTCAAACCCTGTCCCTCCCACTGGTGGTACGTACCGGAGGCTGGGTGGCAGGAGCAGTCTGTCCATGCCGGCAGGAGAGGATGCACTGCCTGTAGagaatttaaaaaccagaataaaaatgacTAAACGCAGTTTACTTTCTCCTGTCTTTCACCATCACCAGTGATAAAGTTCTTACTCCTCCCCGCCGCGGCAGACAGCCGCCCCCTTCATAGAAAAGCCACTGAACCCCCTGCTTTGGCTCTGGGGGACAGCTGCCAGCGCCGGGGGGAGGCCGGAGGCCACCCCTCTGCCATTGTGGGGCTCAACCAGATTGAGAtctttaaaagaacatttaaaaagtgtaatAAAGCCTTCCCTTGACTCCCTGTCTCTTCCCAGCTGCTGCTCCTCATCTCAGCCAAACTTCTTGAGAGTTATCTGGACGCCCCGCCCTCATTCCCCTTCCTCTGAGTCACATCTCCCCCCACGGCAATCTggctcctgctgcttctgcaccgAACGGCTCTAGACAAGGTCCTCCTCGCCTGGCTGTGACACCCAGGGCAGCGTCCCAGGCTGGGGCCGTTGCCCTCCGGCTCCCCCAGCTCGCAGGACCCGTGCTTCTCCAGCTGCTTCACCTTTCTGTTCAGCCTCAGCTTGAAGGGCCCCTCTTTCTCCCGGGGCTTCCAGGCTCCCCGCTTCCCACACCACACGTGCTTCCGGGAAACCTCACCCACGCCCACAGCTTCCccagatccccccccccccccacaggtCAGGCCCCAGCACCTCCTGAGCCACAGCCTGGGTGTCTGCTGCTGCCGCCCCCACGCGGTTCCTCATCCTTTCCGGGCTCGCTGtggtcctttcttctttcttgagtttGCAGCTCCCAGTGCATGACAGAGCAAGTCCTctccaaccctcccctccccttgctgACTTTGCATCTTCAGGTTTCTCTTGAGGGTGGAAAATTTCATACATACAGAAGATATAAATAAACATGATAAATACCtaagatattaaaaaatgcaataaacaGCCATGCACCAATCACTCAGTATGAAAAAGAGAACATAAGGAATTTCTTCGAAGGCATCTGTGCTGGTCCCCAACCATATCCCTCTCTCGAGCTCCAAGATAAACCACTCAGCTGAACTTTAATTTTATCATCCCCTTACTTTTCATGATACTTTTTACTACAGAAATAAAACGTCTCTAAACCATGTGTTCCCTTGTGTACCTAGACAGAAGGGTAGGGATGGAAAGTCGTCGTCTTTGCAGGGTCAGGGGGAATTTGTCAACAACGCTGTTCAGAATCACTGATGCCCGCTTATGAGCAGCAGCAGATGGAGTTAgtccattttattattgttttaaatttctttacaaATAATGCACCTTTTCATTGCCTGCACCAGGGGTGGGCCATACCCCTTCCACTTTCATACACCACTGAACGTTTCTGTAAAATTTTGAACTTTACGTAAGTGGCAGCCTGTTGTATGTTCTTCagtaacttgctttttttttcatacacTATTGTAATTTGGAGACCCTGTTGATGCATGGAGCCTGGTTACCTCTCCTTCACTTCTGTGTAGCAGTCTGGTAGCTGGGTACGCCACCACTGGCATACGAGTTCCTCCGGAGACAGCTATTTCAGTCATTTCCATTTCTCACTGCTACACACGCTATTGCTACAAACGTCCTTGTTTGTGGCTCCTGGTAAAGATGTGTCACACAGCATCTCTAGGCTCTGTATCTCGGAGTGGAGTAACTGAGTCATAGGGTGAGTTAATCTTCACTTTACAAAATAGTGCCAAGCTGTTTTAACCAGTTCGAACAACTTACACTCCCACCCGCAGGGTATGAGAGTTACTCTCACTCCACCTTCTTGCCAATGATTACGATCAtcagacttttttatttttcccactctAGTGATATCTAATtgtgttttaatgtgcaaatccATAATTACTAGTAAGGTTgacttttttgtatattcatttgccatttgtgtttcctcttccgagcaatattttttcatgtattctGCCCAATTTCCTATTTTTGTTGATTCATACACATCTGTTTGGAAAATGAATCCTTTGTTCATTATGtgttgtaaatatcttctcccagtccaTGGCTTATATTttcttgtcttccttccttccttccttttctctcttttttggtgttctttgatgaacagaagttttacattttaatgagatCAAgattagcaatatattttttttaaagtctagtaCTTCCTTAGTGCCTTTTTTGCTGGTTTAAGAAGCATCTTACTCTGATGTTACACAGATATTCTTCTATATTAATTTCTAAACCTGCAAAGTGTTGCTTTCCACATTTAAGTCCTTAACCTGCCTGACCTTGACGCTGGATGTGATGTCAGGACAtagttcagtttcatttttgcCCCATACAACCAGCTCTTCCTACTCGTTTACAATGCCACTCATCTTTCACCTCTGGGTCTGTGTCAGAGTGCTCTCCTCAGTACCGTGAGCCTGTTCATCCTCGTCCAAACTGTCCTGGTTACTGTGGCTTCATAAAGTGTGTAGGTCTTAGCAGAGCAAgtcttcccacctccttcttcTTAAGGGATGTCTTGGCCCTTCTCGTCTCTTTGTTCTGCCGTAGATTTGTGTACTCAGTTTGTTAAAATGCATGAAGGAATCAATGGACTTCTGATTTGAAATTACACCAACATTACTATTAAAGTTTGTATTCCTCTGGGTGAATGGGGTATAACTCTCCCCTCCTGTGGGTCTTCTTTAATGCTTCTTTTCTATTAGGGCAATTAGCACTAGCGGAGCCCCAACAGAAAAGGCCCCAAATTTCAATAGTTTAACACTATAATTATTGAATTATAAACAATTTAACACAATCCAGGTTTGTTCCAGCTCTGGGGAAGTCCCCTGCAGGCCAGGCAGCCACTCTCCTTCCTGACACCAACTTGAGCCTGTGGTCTCCAAGGTCACATGCAAGGACGAGCGGGAACTAGAGGAGACGACCTATTCCGAGCTGCTTCTGTCCCCACTTTCTCGCATGCCCGGCTGCCACTTGCCACAACCTAACTGCAATGGAGGCTGCTCCTTGTGCGGGAACACATGGAACGTCTGCTGGGCATCAGCTGTCTCTGCCACATCTTCCGCGTAGTTTTACAGGCTTCCTTCCGAAGGTGTGTGtgctttgttagatttattcctagtaCCTTCCATTTTTGTTGCTATTGCTAATTGTATCTGTTTTCTTTATCGAGGCATAATTTATCTATAACAAAAGTCacattttcagtgtacagttggttcaatgggttttgacaaatttaCTCAGTCCTATAACCGCCTCGGCGATGGAGATAATGAAGGTTTCCACCACTCCTCCAAATCCTCTCCCGCCCCTCTGCAGGCGGTCCCCTACTCCTGACTCCTGGCaatttgctttctgtcactaaAGTTTATCTTGTCtggaatttcatataaatcaCAACGTATGTTCTCTCTGGTGTCTGATTTCTTTTATTCAGTCCAAAGCCTTTAAGAGCTGTCCACGCTGTCGTGTGTGTGGCAGAGCAGCCGTCCCTGGCACAGGTCTGCCGGGATTCATTAATTCCCTCAGCCACTGCTGCGCCGTCGGGCTGTTAGGAATAACGCTCCTACAGACACGCACGTTCAAGTCTTCATGTGGACGTGGATTTTCATGTTCCCTGAGCGGTAGTGTTGGGTCATTTGGTGAGTATATGTTTACTTTATAAGAAATCACCAGCTTATATTCCAAAGCTGGAACATGgctttgtattcccaccagcaactgCCTGAGTGTTCCGGCCACTGCAGATCCTTGCAACACTTGATCTTGCCGCTCTACTCTTTACCATTCAGGAGGGTGTGTTACGTTAACGCCTGGTTTTAGTCTCCATCCCCATGACGGCTGAAGAGGCTGAGCATCTGTCCCCGTGCTTGTTTGCTGTCTACGTGAGCTCTTTGGTAAAGTGCCTGTTCAGACCTTCACCCGTTTGTTTTCACTGGGCCGCATGtttcttattattgaattataaacAATACATTCAAGCTACAAGTCCTTTATAAGatgtatgttttgcaaatattttcttccagtttatagcttacctttttgttttcttaaccatgtctttcagagtaaatatttttaactttgataATGTTCACcttatcaaatttttcttttataatccaTTCCTTTTGACAAGTGAATTAAAATGGtacactaaaaatattttcttaacacaaaagaaggcagtaacTAACagaggggcaaaaaaaaaaaaagacttaaagaaaacaaataacacaatGCTAGATATAAATCCTGCTTTATCACTAAttaacataaaatgtaaatagattaaatactCAAATTAAGAGGCAGAAATTGGCAGAAGGGATGAAAAAACTATATAATTTTGAGATATAGATCTCTTTCAAAATTACATTATGGTTTTAACATATGAATATATAAGTATAGATATAGTAATATTAGTCATTAATATGttaatattgtattatttaacaTCTTATATGtcttatatatcatatatataaaatccaaCTATGTACCCTCAACAAGAGACACAAATAGGCTGAAAGACTGTGCGAAGACATATAGACATTAGCTGAACGAGCTGGAGTGGCTACGCAAGGATCGGACGAAGTAAACAAGGGGACAGAACCGTTGCTGAAGACAAGGCTATGTTAAAATGGTAAAAGGGGCACTCTGTTAATTCAAGGAGAATTAagttataaacatatacacacctaACAGCAGAAGCCCAGGATTCATGCAGCAAACCTGAAACAatagaggagagaagggggcggTCCAGCAGTGCCAGCCATAGACCTCAC
Coding sequences within:
- the HCN4 gene encoding potassium/sodium hyperpolarization-activated cyclic nucleotide-gated channel 4, coding for MDKLPPSMRKRLYSLPQQVGAKAWIMDEEEDAEEEGAGGRQDPSRRSIRLRPLPSPSPSAAAGITEPRAAALGAADSEGPARGAGKSSTNGDCRRFRGSLASLGSRGGGSGAGAGGGSSHGHLHDSAEERRLIAEGDASPGEDRTPPGLSAEPERPGASAKPATSPPPPQQPPQPVPASCEQPSVDTAIKVEGGAAAGDQILPEAEVRLGQAGFMQRQFGAMLQPGVNKFSLRMFGSQKAVEREQERVKSAGFWIIHPYSDFRFYWDLTMLLLMVGNLIIIPVGITFFKDENTTPWIVFNVVSDTFFLIDLVLNFRTGIVVEDNTEIILDPQRIKMKYLKSWFVVDFISSIPVDYIFLIVETRIDSEVYKTARALRIVRFTKILSLLRLLRLSRLIRYIHQWEEIFHMTYDLASAVVRIVNLIGMMLLLCHWDGCLQFLVPMLQDFPDDCWVSINNMVNNSWGKQYSYALFKAMSHMLCIGYGRQAPVGMSDVWLTMLSMIVGATCYAMFIGHATALIQSLDSSRRQYQEKYKQVEQYMSFHKLPPDTRQRIHDYYEHRYQGKMFDEESILGELSEPLREEIINFNCRKLVASMPLFANADPNFVTSMLTKLRFEVFQPGDYIIREGTIGKKMYFIQHGVVSVLTKGNKETKLADGSYFGEICLLTRGRRTASVRADTYCRLYSLSVDNFNEVLEEYPMMRRAFETVALDRLDRIGKKNSILLHKVQHDLNSGVFNYQENEIIQQIVQHDREMAHCAHRVQAAASATPAPTPVIWTPLIQAPLQAAAATTSVAIALTHHPRLPAAIFRPPPGPGLGSLGAGQTPRHLKRLQSLIPSALGSASPASSPSQTDTPSSSSFHIQQLAGFSAPAGLSPLLPSSSSSPPPAGVGGCSPAPTPSAAAAAPAAAGFGHFHKALGGSLSSSDSPLLTPLQPGARSPQAGQPPPPLPGARGGLALLEHFLPPPPSARSPSSSPGQLGQPPGELSPGPAAGPPSTPETPPRQPERPSFVAGASGSASPIAFTPRGGPSPPGHSPGPPRTFPSAPPRASGSHGSLLLPPASSPPPPQVPQRRGTPPLTPGRLTQDLKLISASQPALPQDGAQTLRRASPHSSGESVAAFPLFPRAGGGGGGSGGLGPPGRPYGAVPGQHVTLPRKTSSGSLPPPLSFFGARATSSGGPPLTAALQREPGARSEPVRSKLPSNL